One Nitrospira sp. DNA window includes the following coding sequences:
- a CDS encoding beta-lactamase domain protein, with translation MKVRVLGCHGSGQLVSGENGPIQCGTCGFLVNDRLLVDAGTIGSRLYLEEQRRIRVILLTHLHFDHIRELPTLADNLVGEIEEPIVIAAIPEVLDGLRRHIFNDAVYPDFFRLPDPARPVFVTHQLQPGREVLLCGLGVTPMSVNHVVPTVGFLLREGERTMLYSGDTYRTDALWRAAQAAPGLQAAFIETSFPNELDELARTAKHLTPALLAEEFAKMARPELPVYAYHLKPRFREVIKQELGQLGIRHLAALEEGQTLVL, from the coding sequence ATGAAGGTCCGCGTGTTGGGCTGTCATGGTTCCGGGCAGCTGGTTTCCGGAGAGAACGGTCCGATTCAGTGCGGCACCTGCGGGTTTTTGGTCAACGACCGGTTGCTCGTCGATGCAGGAACGATCGGGTCCAGGCTGTACCTCGAGGAGCAGCGGCGTATCCGGGTGATCTTGCTGACTCACCTGCATTTCGATCATATTCGCGAGTTGCCGACGTTGGCCGATAACCTGGTCGGCGAGATTGAAGAACCGATCGTCATTGCGGCTATCCCCGAGGTCTTGGACGGACTACGCAGGCATATTTTCAATGACGCGGTCTACCCCGATTTTTTTCGCCTGCCCGATCCCGCCAGGCCGGTCTTCGTGACGCACCAGCTTCAGCCGGGCAGGGAAGTTCTGCTGTGCGGGTTGGGGGTCACGCCGATGTCGGTCAACCATGTCGTGCCGACGGTCGGGTTTCTCCTCCGTGAAGGGGAGCGGACGATGCTCTATAGCGGGGATACCTATCGGACGGACGCACTGTGGCGTGCTGCGCAAGCTGCGCCCGGGTTGCAGGCGGCGTTCATTGAAACCTCGTTTCCCAACGAACTGGACGAACTGGCGAGGACGGCGAAACACCTGACCCCTGCGCTGCTGGCCGAGGAATTTGCAAAAATGGCGAGGCCGGAGTTGCCGGTCTATGCCTACCATCTCAAGCCGCGGTTTCGCGAGGTGATCAAGCAGGAACTCGGGCAATTGGGCATCCGTCACTTGGCCGCGCTCGAAGAGGGGCAAACCCTCGTACTATAG
- a CDS encoding Acetyl-coenzyme A carboxyl transferase beta chain, with protein sequence MAWFKKGKHEEPEPPKRPKGAEGMWLKCNHCREIVYRKEVDRNNKVCPKCDYHFPISVIERINLLVDLGTFKEWDAELEPQDPLSFQDTRSYKDRIKAQQEKTGRKDAMVIGQGAINGRKVVLCVFDFGFMGGSMGSVVGEKICRAVDRALEARLPLILVTASGGARMQEGILSLMQMAKTSAAVAKLGEAKLPFLSILADPTFGGVTASIAMLGDVIIAEPKALIGFAGPRVIEQTIKQQLPDQFQRAEFLLDHGMIDMIVERKQLKEAVSTLVGHF encoded by the coding sequence ATGGCTTGGTTTAAGAAAGGGAAGCACGAGGAACCGGAGCCTCCCAAACGCCCGAAAGGGGCGGAGGGGATGTGGCTGAAATGCAACCATTGCCGGGAGATCGTGTACCGCAAGGAGGTGGACCGCAACAACAAGGTCTGCCCCAAATGCGATTATCATTTTCCTATTTCGGTGATCGAACGCATCAACCTGCTGGTCGATCTCGGGACCTTCAAGGAGTGGGACGCCGAGTTGGAACCGCAGGACCCGTTGAGTTTTCAGGACACGCGTTCCTACAAGGACCGCATCAAGGCGCAGCAGGAGAAGACCGGCCGGAAAGACGCCATGGTCATCGGTCAGGGGGCGATCAATGGGCGCAAGGTGGTGCTCTGTGTCTTCGATTTCGGGTTCATGGGCGGCAGCATGGGATCGGTCGTCGGCGAAAAGATCTGCCGCGCCGTCGATCGGGCGCTGGAGGCGAGGCTCCCCTTGATCCTCGTGACCGCCTCGGGTGGAGCCCGCATGCAGGAGGGTATTTTGTCGCTCATGCAGATGGCGAAAACGTCCGCCGCGGTGGCGAAGTTGGGAGAGGCCAAGCTCCCGTTCCTGTCGATCCTGGCCGACCCGACATTCGGCGGGGTGACGGCGAGCATCGCTATGCTGGGAGATGTCATCATCGCGGAACCGAAAGCCTTGATCGGGTTTGCCGGTCCGCGTGTCATCGAGCAGACGATCAAACAGCAGTTGCCCGACCAATTTCAGCGCGCCGAGTTTTTGCTCGACCATGGGATGATCGACATGATCGTCGAGCGGAAACAGTTGAAGGAAGCGGTCAGCACGCTGGTCGGTCACTTCTAA
- a CDS encoding dihydrofolate synthase/folylpolyglutamate synthase, with protein sequence MYHGADSMTYSATVQFLYGLQQHGIKLGLETIRALLTRVGEPHRRYPVLHIGGTNGKGSTSALVASILQAAGYRVGLYTSPHLIDFRERIRVDGAMIPEGRVSELVESLRAAAAPDLTPTFFEFTTALAVQYFAECLVDVAVLEVGLGGRFDATNVVEPLVAAITTIGLDHEAYLGSTLDAIAYEKAGIIKQRVPLVIGRIDASPRRVIEDRALVQVAPVYGLGREFRCDGASAADCDYFGMAARYEHLACPLRGRFQLDNLACALALVELAGDRGLAVTETAVRIGLQQVAWEGRLETVGDAPTVMLDGAHNPAAAVVLAEYLAEWRRARPTARVSLILGMMRDKHPREFLAPLLPLIDRLILTQADLPRASTGADLRDLLRDSAPFAEVAAMPADALACAKRSASPSDLICVTGSLMLVGEVKALLRGCSLSPVRG encoded by the coding sequence TTGTACCACGGCGCAGATTCCATGACCTATTCCGCCACAGTGCAGTTCCTCTACGGCCTGCAGCAGCACGGCATCAAGTTGGGGCTGGAGACGATCCGTGCGTTGCTGACACGGGTGGGGGAGCCGCACCGCCGCTATCCGGTGCTCCATATCGGAGGGACCAACGGCAAGGGTTCGACCTCGGCGCTGGTCGCGTCGATTCTCCAGGCGGCCGGTTATCGTGTGGGGCTCTACACCTCGCCGCATCTCATCGATTTTCGCGAGCGGATCCGGGTCGACGGCGCCATGATCCCGGAAGGCCGCGTGAGCGAGCTGGTCGAGTCCTTGCGGGCCGCCGCGGCTCCCGATCTCACCCCGACCTTTTTTGAGTTCACGACGGCATTGGCTGTTCAGTATTTTGCCGAGTGCCTGGTCGATGTCGCGGTGCTCGAAGTCGGCTTGGGCGGGCGGTTCGACGCGACCAACGTCGTGGAGCCGCTGGTTGCCGCCATCACCACGATCGGCCTTGACCATGAGGCCTATCTCGGTTCGACGTTGGACGCGATCGCCTATGAGAAGGCCGGGATCATCAAACAACGCGTGCCGTTGGTGATCGGCCGCATCGACGCGTCGCCTCGACGGGTGATCGAGGATCGTGCTCTGGTCCAGGTTGCTCCCGTCTATGGATTGGGACGCGAGTTCCGCTGTGACGGGGCTTCAGCGGCCGATTGTGATTATTTCGGAATGGCGGCGCGGTACGAGCATCTCGCCTGTCCGCTTCGGGGACGGTTTCAACTCGACAACCTTGCCTGTGCCTTGGCGTTGGTGGAGCTGGCCGGTGATCGAGGGCTGGCGGTCACGGAGACGGCTGTTCGCATCGGGTTGCAGCAGGTCGCTTGGGAAGGACGGCTGGAAACCGTCGGTGACGCGCCGACGGTCATGCTGGATGGAGCGCACAATCCTGCCGCCGCAGTCGTGCTCGCCGAGTATCTGGCCGAGTGGCGGCGCGCGAGGCCGACTGCGCGGGTGAGCCTGATCCTGGGGATGATGCGCGACAAACATCCGCGCGAATTTCTTGCGCCGTTGTTGCCGCTGATCGATCGGTTGATCCTCACGCAAGCCGATTTGCCCCGAGCATCGACCGGGGCGGATCTCCGCGACCTGCTTCGTGACTCCGCACCCTTTGCAGAGGTGGCGGCGATGCCGGCGGATGCGCTTGCCTGCGCGAAGCGTTCAGCCTCTCCTTCCGACCTGATCTGTGTCACCGGCTCCTTGATGTTGGTCGGCGAAGTCAAGGCCCTTCTCCGAGGCTGTTCCCTCTCACCTGTTCGTGGCTGA
- a CDS encoding LPS-assembly protein LptD, whose amino-acid sequence MIGRSASALFLCLFLCLFLTGESSWAQSTVTTPSPTNQPLNVTAERIDHLQEQDVYEADGSVVVTQGPFRLTADHVTINTLPGKLVATGHVHLTDPNSDLTSERLELNVNTEAGVVTHGSMYLRLSNSFFTGRIIRRLSEDHYRIKEGTFTNCDAKDGELPAWRFKFDDLDVNTGESIGMKRGWLCVLDKPLIPVPTLTYPLTTRSSGFLIPTPGYDNRFGLHYQQGYFWAINPSQDLTISPSYYSNLGYGSDLLYRYYLDRRSRGQWFASFLQQTQLPNVAGVDQTSSDARRLRGAISGQHVQQVTDTLLVRGQAAFVSDRQYLQQLSNSGAQRASPSGESSLLATQRLPYGSAYFLGQYLQPLNFGGPDTFQRLPEVGYVLPNTSPFGTPFLLNFDSNFVNFYREQGFAVNRMDLMPGITTDVIDLGHVVGLTPHFKFREVYYTRGAQEASPLHRETFWGAIDATSRLSRRFAGSEGGTFLHTIEPSVLYEYVPGSDQSKIAQIDQIDDIPKKNLLTYSLRTKLLEQQLNGKTFNWLDLTLAQSYHVGAVQTRARDFTPGVLPFLGSLTQPLQPATVEVQGRKLSDLWMRAVIGNTAPEFFRPPTLDNTLGQNVTGGQILPPTNSYLTVDAFLDPYRGTFSQWNTDLRVQQSNYWYAEVGQRFTRDGNRVRRGDIWNPISFNEVYAPTNEIQFITAGGGFRTPWGWTVGAKGYYDIKGGRSPEYDLVALYQNPCKCWSLGLYYLQFPDRQSYSFMFSMTGIGWTENFGTIVARTILGPLLVGDRGLPWAAPGGPYGYSQNPLPPQSMPMGRY is encoded by the coding sequence GTGATCGGTCGTTCGGCATCGGCCCTCTTCCTGTGCCTGTTCCTCTGCCTTTTTCTCACCGGCGAGTCTTCCTGGGCGCAATCGACGGTGACCACGCCTTCGCCGACGAACCAGCCCCTGAATGTCACCGCCGAGCGCATCGACCATCTTCAAGAGCAGGATGTGTATGAGGCGGATGGGTCGGTGGTGGTCACGCAGGGACCGTTTCGGCTGACGGCCGATCATGTCACGATCAACACCTTGCCCGGCAAGCTCGTGGCCACCGGCCATGTGCATCTCACCGATCCGAATTCCGACCTCACGTCGGAACGGTTGGAGTTGAATGTGAATACGGAGGCGGGCGTCGTCACCCACGGGTCGATGTACCTCCGGCTCAGCAACTCGTTTTTCACGGGGCGGATCATCAGGCGGTTGTCCGAAGACCACTACCGCATCAAGGAAGGCACCTTCACCAACTGCGATGCCAAAGACGGCGAACTGCCGGCCTGGCGGTTCAAGTTCGACGACCTCGATGTGAACACGGGCGAAAGCATCGGCATGAAGCGGGGATGGCTCTGTGTGCTCGACAAACCCCTCATTCCCGTGCCGACCTTGACCTATCCGCTCACGACCCGCAGCAGCGGATTTCTGATTCCCACACCAGGCTACGACAACCGGTTCGGCCTGCACTACCAGCAGGGGTATTTTTGGGCGATCAACCCCAGCCAGGACCTGACGATCTCGCCTTCCTACTATTCGAATCTGGGCTACGGGAGCGACCTGCTCTATCGCTATTATCTGGACCGGCGATCACGCGGGCAGTGGTTCGCGAGTTTTCTGCAACAGACGCAGCTGCCGAATGTGGCGGGGGTGGATCAAACCAGTTCGGATGCACGGCGTCTACGAGGCGCGATCAGCGGTCAGCATGTCCAGCAGGTGACGGATACGCTCCTGGTGCGGGGGCAGGCGGCCTTCGTGTCGGACCGGCAATATCTCCAACAGCTCAGCAATTCGGGCGCGCAACGGGCCTCGCCGAGCGGCGAGTCGAGTTTGCTGGCGACGCAACGGCTGCCGTACGGCAGTGCCTATTTTCTCGGGCAGTATCTCCAACCGCTCAACTTCGGCGGCCCCGACACGTTCCAGCGCTTGCCGGAGGTCGGGTACGTGTTGCCGAATACCTCGCCCTTCGGGACGCCGTTTCTCCTGAACTTCGACAGTAACTTCGTGAACTTTTATCGCGAGCAGGGATTTGCGGTGAACCGCATGGACCTGATGCCCGGGATCACCACCGACGTGATCGACCTCGGGCATGTCGTAGGGCTGACGCCGCATTTCAAATTCAGGGAAGTTTATTACACACGCGGGGCGCAAGAGGCCAGTCCCCTCCATCGCGAGACGTTCTGGGGCGCGATCGACGCCACCTCGCGACTGAGCCGCCGCTTTGCCGGGAGCGAGGGAGGAACCTTCCTGCACACGATCGAGCCGAGCGTGCTGTACGAATACGTGCCTGGCAGCGACCAGTCCAAGATCGCGCAGATCGATCAGATCGACGACATCCCGAAGAAAAACCTGTTGACCTATTCGCTGCGGACGAAACTGCTCGAACAGCAGCTCAACGGAAAGACGTTCAACTGGCTGGATCTGACGCTGGCGCAGAGTTACCATGTGGGCGCGGTACAGACGCGCGCCAGGGACTTTACCCCCGGCGTATTGCCCTTTCTAGGGTCCCTGACACAGCCGTTGCAGCCTGCGACGGTGGAGGTCCAGGGCCGGAAACTGTCGGACCTCTGGATGCGTGCGGTGATCGGCAACACCGCGCCGGAATTCTTCCGGCCTCCGACCCTCGACAATACGCTCGGGCAGAACGTGACCGGCGGGCAGATCCTGCCCCCGACGAATTCGTACCTGACGGTGGACGCGTTCCTGGATCCCTATCGCGGTACGTTCAGCCAGTGGAATACCGATCTCCGGGTGCAGCAGTCCAACTATTGGTACGCCGAGGTGGGGCAGCGATTCACCCGGGACGGCAACCGTGTCCGGCGCGGCGACATTTGGAACCCGATCTCATTCAACGAGGTCTATGCCCCCACGAACGAAATCCAGTTCATCACAGCCGGCGGAGGATTTCGAACGCCCTGGGGCTGGACCGTCGGGGCGAAGGGCTATTACGATATCAAGGGCGGCCGCAGTCCAGAATATGACCTGGTGGCGCTCTATCAAAATCCCTGCAAGTGCTGGTCGCTCGGGTTGTATTACTTGCAATTTCCTGATCGCCAGAGTTACTCCTTCATGTTCAGCATGACGGGAATCGGATGGACGGAGAATTTCGGCACGATTGTGGCGCGGACGATTCTGGGCCCGTTGTTGGTCGGGGATCGCGGTCTGCCCTGGGCTGCGCCTGGTGGGCCCTACGGCTACTCCCAGAATCCCTTGCCCCCGCAGTCGATGCCCATGGGGCGGTACTGA
- a CDS encoding Thioredoxin gives MAGDALKVTDTTWDDDVMKSSDLVMVDFWAVWCGPCQMVAPIVDELAKEYAGKIKVRKLNTDENPEIAGRYQVMSIPTILFFKNGQAVERLVGARPKRQFKEIIDSLLTQHSGAA, from the coding sequence GTGGCAGGTGATGCGTTGAAAGTGACCGATACGACGTGGGACGACGATGTCATGAAATCATCCGACCTCGTGATGGTGGATTTTTGGGCGGTCTGGTGCGGACCCTGCCAGATGGTCGCCCCGATCGTCGATGAATTGGCGAAGGAATATGCGGGCAAGATCAAGGTCCGCAAGCTCAATACGGACGAGAATCCTGAAATCGCGGGCCGTTACCAGGTGATGAGTATTCCGACCATTCTGTTTTTCAAGAACGGGCAGGCGGTCGAGCGGTTGGTAGGTGCGCGGCCGAAGCGCCAGTTCAAAGAAATCATCGATTCACTCCTGACCCAACATTCCGGCGCCGCCTAG
- a CDS encoding DNA repair protein RecN, with product MLTELRISNFGVIEQLAVRFDSGFIVFTGETGAGKSLLIDAVTLLVGGRASTDHIRAQAEEADLEAAFVLAPDHPILQLLQAKGFARPGDRDILIRRVISRSGRNRTYLNGNLCPVHLLEELGGALVDVHGQHDQQSLLSQPAQLEALDAFGRLDSLRREYQAAYQTWREGVAELQTVTAQIAQRREREELLRFQFQEISDAGVEAGEDVRLDQERPRLMHSQQLAELSDHLHELLYASDQGVLSQLAEARKVLSKMEAVDATTAEWSRSLEDAAVSLRDLADQVRRYRDRVEADPARLTEIEQQLDRLHRLTKKYGGSLDAMLALQESLRTQLAQLDRAETQLHALAGAVEEGAGRLRELAGRLSRKRNEAAKKLALQVTKELGALRMDRTGFTVEVSSLSDETAYGPTGQDAVEFMFSANPGEPLKPLARVASGGELSRVMLALKTILAESDHVPVLIFDEVDAGVGGAVAEVMGMRLRDLGRHHQVFCVTHLPQVGSQAHAHYLVEKQVRQKRTVTQVRLLTSSEREEEIARMLAGVTVTKGARAAAAEMIGGVKGKRSGPD from the coding sequence ATGCTGACCGAGCTGCGCATCTCGAACTTCGGCGTGATCGAGCAGCTGGCCGTTCGGTTCGACTCCGGTTTCATCGTGTTCACCGGTGAAACCGGAGCCGGCAAGTCTCTCCTCATCGACGCGGTGACCCTGTTGGTCGGGGGCCGCGCCTCTACCGATCATATCCGCGCCCAGGCCGAAGAAGCCGATCTTGAAGCGGCGTTCGTCCTGGCGCCGGACCATCCGATTCTTCAGTTACTGCAGGCGAAGGGGTTTGCGCGTCCCGGCGACAGGGACATCCTCATCCGCCGAGTCATCTCCCGTTCGGGGCGAAACCGGACCTATCTCAACGGCAACCTCTGCCCCGTTCATCTTCTGGAGGAATTGGGAGGGGCGTTGGTCGATGTGCATGGGCAACATGATCAGCAGTCGCTGCTGTCACAGCCCGCTCAGCTGGAGGCGTTGGATGCGTTCGGCCGCCTGGATTCCCTTCGCCGGGAGTACCAAGCCGCCTATCAGACCTGGCGTGAAGGGGTGGCGGAGTTGCAGACGGTGACCGCGCAGATCGCGCAGCGACGAGAACGGGAAGAGTTGTTGCGTTTTCAGTTTCAGGAGATTTCCGATGCCGGGGTCGAAGCGGGAGAAGATGTGCGGCTCGACCAGGAACGACCACGCCTCATGCACAGCCAGCAGCTCGCGGAACTGTCCGATCACCTCCACGAATTACTCTATGCCAGCGACCAGGGTGTCCTCAGCCAGCTGGCTGAGGCGCGGAAGGTGCTGTCGAAGATGGAAGCGGTCGATGCCACGACGGCCGAATGGTCGCGGTCTTTGGAGGACGCGGCTGTTTCGTTGCGGGACCTGGCCGATCAGGTTCGTCGTTACCGCGACCGGGTGGAAGCCGATCCGGCGCGATTGACGGAGATCGAACAACAGCTGGATCGCCTCCATCGGCTGACGAAGAAGTACGGCGGATCGTTGGATGCGATGCTGGCCCTGCAGGAATCCCTGCGCACCCAATTGGCCCAGTTGGACAGGGCGGAAACTCAGTTGCACGCGTTGGCCGGTGCCGTCGAGGAAGGCGCAGGCCGCCTGCGTGAACTGGCCGGCCGTCTGTCTCGCAAGCGGAACGAGGCGGCGAAAAAACTCGCGCTTCAGGTGACGAAGGAATTGGGCGCGCTGCGCATGGACCGTACCGGCTTCACGGTGGAGGTCTCGTCGTTGTCCGATGAGACCGCCTATGGTCCGACGGGACAGGATGCCGTGGAATTCATGTTTTCCGCCAATCCCGGTGAACCGCTCAAGCCGCTCGCACGGGTGGCATCCGGGGGGGAACTGTCCCGGGTGATGTTGGCGCTGAAAACGATTCTGGCCGAGAGCGATCATGTTCCCGTCCTGATTTTCGATGAAGTGGATGCCGGTGTGGGCGGCGCGGTGGCCGAAGTGATGGGAATGCGGCTTCGGGATCTTGGCCGCCATCACCAGGTCTTTTGTGTGACACACCTGCCTCAGGTCGGTTCGCAGGCGCATGCGCATTACCTGGTGGAGAAACAGGTCCGGCAGAAACGAACCGTCACGCAGGTCCGGCTGCTGACGTCGAGCGAACGGGAAGAGGAAATCGCGCGGATGCTGGCCGGGGTGACGGTGACGAAGGGCGCGCGTGCGGCGGCGGCAGAAATGATCGGCGGTGTGAAGGGTAAACGGTCCGGGCCGGACTAG
- a CDS encoding sigma-54-dependent transcriptional regulator, translating to MGTPTSTEHTANKPSVLVVDDETGPRDALKVILRPFFTIHSADNAKSALQVLKDRHIDLITLDQKLPDRQGLDLLQDIKQDHADIEVIIITGYGSLKSAMEGIRHGAAGYLLKPFNVTELITLINQTLEKKQRLDYLRSFLKTSTALWGTEQEAAQAWKDVRSNYFAIGKSSAEAATGTGDVAALIPLLSDLLEAKDRQLLNHCSRVSFYASLLANQLHLPITEQKALALGAFLHDIGKISLFGYKYSADDDDCERNSARIKEHSEAGARMLLPLGFPAEVGQIVAYHHERFDGIRNPQGLRGEGIPLLARIVAIAQAFDNLTVDIPGHQPLSIDEAIRQITLQANTAFDPTLTTLFARVVQECKSSLPALAIATTPTTPDS from the coding sequence ATGGGCACCCCTACATCAACCGAACACACGGCCAATAAACCGTCGGTTCTGGTCGTCGATGATGAAACAGGACCCAGGGACGCGCTCAAAGTCATTCTCCGCCCCTTCTTCACGATCCATTCCGCCGACAATGCCAAATCCGCCCTGCAAGTGTTGAAAGATCGGCACATCGATCTCATCACCCTCGATCAAAAGTTGCCCGACCGCCAGGGGCTCGACCTGCTCCAGGATATCAAGCAGGACCATGCAGACATCGAGGTCATCATCATCACCGGCTATGGAAGTTTGAAATCCGCGATGGAAGGAATTCGCCACGGTGCGGCGGGGTATCTGCTCAAACCCTTCAACGTCACCGAACTCATCACGCTGATCAACCAGACGCTGGAAAAGAAACAGCGCCTGGATTACTTGCGATCGTTCCTGAAGACATCGACCGCCCTGTGGGGGACGGAGCAGGAAGCGGCACAAGCTTGGAAGGACGTGCGATCCAACTATTTCGCCATCGGCAAATCTTCCGCCGAAGCGGCAACCGGCACGGGCGATGTCGCGGCATTGATCCCGTTACTGTCCGATCTGCTCGAAGCCAAGGACCGTCAACTCTTGAATCACTGCAGCCGCGTCAGTTTCTATGCCTCACTCCTCGCCAATCAGCTGCACCTGCCCATCACGGAGCAGAAAGCGCTGGCGCTGGGAGCCTTCCTGCACGACATCGGCAAAATCAGCCTGTTCGGCTACAAGTATTCGGCGGACGATGACGACTGCGAGCGGAACAGCGCCCGCATCAAGGAACACTCCGAAGCCGGCGCCCGCATGCTGCTGCCGCTGGGCTTTCCGGCGGAGGTGGGACAAATCGTCGCGTATCACCACGAACGATTCGACGGGATCCGCAATCCCCAGGGGTTACGGGGAGAAGGCATTCCCCTCTTGGCGCGCATCGTCGCCATTGCGCAGGCGTTCGATAACCTGACGGTCGATATTCCAGGGCACCAACCGCTTTCCATCGACGAGGCGATTCGCCAAATTACCCTGCAAGCCAATACCGCCTTCGACCCGACGCTGACGACGCTGTTCGCCCGCGTCGTGCAGGAATGTAAATCGTCCCTTCCCGCTCTGGCGATTGCGACCACTCCGACGACGCCGGACTCCTAG
- a CDS encoding Two-component transcriptional response regulator, AtoC family — MKKRVLLVDDEPRVRASLKTVLEPTYEILEAADAAEGLQIFKRESPDLVLLDVILPGTDGLTTLQTMRSEDRTVPVIMLTGTKSVKTAVDAMKSGAADYLSKPFDVEELRIVIDRTLSKQELEQEVRQLRAQVVQRYAFHNLIGKSPSMQEIYAKIEQVADSRTTVLVTGESGTGKELVAKAIHYNSARRERPFVALNCAALPETLIESELFGHEKGSFTDATARRVGQFELAHTGTLFLDEIGDLTPATQAKLLRVLQEREFTRVGGVQPIKVDVRIVAATNKNLDELVRKGLFREDLYYRINVIALYLPPLRERGEDIALLAKHFLAKRIEEEKRPPQEFTKESLELISRYPWPGNVREMENIIEQAFIWSKGSGVITPEHLPTILRTDTRSTSLRDDTLAGRLSLEKAVMEFERDIILDALKRTNYVQTHAATMLGISRRMLKYRMDTLGISRPDHEANPDPSLTQE, encoded by the coding sequence ATGAAAAAACGGGTACTGCTCGTCGATGACGAGCCGCGGGTTCGCGCATCGTTGAAGACGGTGCTGGAACCGACGTATGAAATTCTGGAAGCGGCCGACGCCGCCGAGGGGCTTCAGATTTTTAAGCGCGAATCCCCCGACCTGGTCCTCCTGGATGTGATCCTGCCGGGGACGGACGGCCTGACGACGCTTCAAACGATGCGCAGCGAAGATCGCACGGTACCGGTCATCATGTTGACCGGCACCAAATCGGTCAAGACGGCCGTGGACGCGATGAAGTCTGGCGCAGCCGACTATCTGTCCAAGCCGTTCGACGTGGAGGAACTGCGGATCGTCATCGACCGCACGCTGAGCAAACAGGAATTGGAGCAGGAAGTCCGGCAGCTGCGGGCCCAGGTGGTGCAGCGGTATGCCTTTCACAACCTGATCGGAAAAAGCCCGTCCATGCAGGAAATCTACGCCAAGATCGAGCAGGTGGCCGACAGCCGCACCACCGTCCTGGTCACCGGCGAGAGCGGAACAGGAAAAGAACTCGTCGCCAAGGCCATCCACTATAACAGCGCGCGGCGAGAACGCCCGTTCGTGGCACTCAATTGCGCCGCGTTGCCGGAGACGCTCATCGAGAGCGAACTGTTCGGGCACGAAAAAGGCTCCTTCACCGATGCAACGGCCCGGCGGGTGGGGCAATTCGAACTCGCGCACACCGGGACACTCTTCCTGGACGAAATCGGCGACCTCACTCCGGCGACGCAGGCCAAGCTGCTGCGCGTGTTACAGGAACGCGAGTTCACCAGGGTCGGAGGGGTGCAACCCATCAAGGTCGACGTACGGATCGTCGCCGCCACCAATAAAAATCTCGATGAACTGGTCCGGAAAGGCCTTTTCCGAGAGGACCTCTATTACCGCATCAACGTCATCGCCCTGTACCTGCCTCCCTTGCGGGAGCGCGGCGAAGATATCGCCCTCCTCGCCAAACACTTTCTGGCCAAGCGGATCGAAGAGGAGAAACGCCCGCCTCAGGAATTCACCAAGGAATCGCTGGAATTGATCTCGCGTTATCCCTGGCCCGGCAACGTCCGTGAGATGGAAAACATCATCGAGCAGGCCTTCATCTGGTCGAAGGGCTCCGGCGTGATCACCCCTGAACATTTACCGACGATCCTGCGGACCGACACCAGATCGACCTCCCTGCGGGACGATACGCTGGCAGGGCGGCTTTCCCTCGAAAAAGCCGTGATGGAGTTCGAACGCGACATCATCCTGGACGCGCTCAAACGCACCAATTATGTCCAAACTCACGCGGCGACAATGTTGGGGATCAGCCGTCGCATGCTGAAATATCGCATGGATACCTTGGGGATCAGCAGACCGGATCATGAGGCGAATCCTGATCCTTCGCTGACTCAGGAATGA